Proteins encoded within one genomic window of Bacillus sp. F19:
- a CDS encoding glycosyltransferase: MNILMLLYKDIPYDARVKREALALADAGHAVYLACVREFQEPAPFLHKNIHLVRIDITVKSMKATMSKGNAGGQTRQSAVKKLIVRTARLPIVKIPKDYLAYYEFYKKVKANLKDVLIDAVHCHDLNTLWQGHMLSNDLSAKLIYDSHEIFNEMAGRNQLDRIVGYRMEKRLFQKIDYLITVNPYLRDYLFEKNGEKPCVLIQNIPLFHKDFLNQDKQIDWDYRFKEEDTILLYQGGFSPYRGLELIIEAMAKLPETFKLVMIGSGILKEELVSRTQSLGLSDRVFFHDQVSSEDLIHYTAKADIGLVMYEKVSKNNYYSTPNKIFEYLQAGVPAVSSNHPGKSVIIGEYKTGVLAEETPEGIVNGIMEIMNQYSYYQQNCLLAREVLTWDAESKKLIQMYDNLS; encoded by the coding sequence ATGAATATTCTCATGCTGCTGTATAAGGATATTCCTTATGATGCGAGAGTAAAAAGAGAGGCCTTGGCATTAGCTGATGCAGGACATGCCGTATACTTAGCCTGCGTCAGAGAATTCCAGGAGCCTGCTCCTTTTTTACATAAAAACATTCACTTGGTTCGGATTGACATTACAGTTAAAAGCATGAAAGCAACTATGTCTAAAGGGAATGCCGGCGGTCAAACAAGACAATCAGCAGTAAAAAAGCTGATCGTCCGCACAGCCAGACTGCCGATTGTTAAAATTCCTAAAGACTACCTTGCCTACTATGAATTTTATAAAAAGGTCAAAGCGAATTTAAAAGATGTCTTGATTGATGCCGTTCATTGTCATGATTTAAATACGCTGTGGCAGGGGCACATGCTCTCAAATGATCTCTCTGCAAAGCTAATCTATGATTCACATGAAATCTTTAACGAGATGGCCGGGCGAAATCAGCTCGACCGCATTGTAGGATACAGAATGGAAAAACGGCTTTTTCAAAAGATAGACTATCTTATTACTGTGAATCCTTATCTGAGAGATTATCTATTTGAAAAAAACGGTGAAAAACCATGTGTGCTCATTCAAAATATTCCTCTTTTTCACAAGGATTTCCTGAATCAGGATAAGCAAATTGACTGGGATTATAGGTTTAAGGAAGAAGATACGATTCTGCTCTATCAAGGCGGATTTTCTCCGTACCGGGGACTCGAATTGATCATTGAGGCGATGGCTAAGCTTCCTGAAACCTTTAAACTTGTGATGATTGGTTCGGGTATTTTGAAAGAAGAGCTGGTCAGCCGTACTCAATCTCTTGGACTGTCAGACCGGGTCTTTTTTCACGATCAGGTATCTTCTGAGGATTTAATTCATTATACAGCGAAGGCTGACATCGGCCTTGTGATGTATGAGAAGGTTTCTAAGAACAATTATTATTCAACGCCTAATAAAATCTTTGAATACCTTCAGGCAGGCGTTCCTGCTGTTTCTTCCAATCATCCCGGCAAGTCTGTCATTATTGGCGAGTACAAAACCGGCGTGCTGGCAGAGGAAACTCCGGAAGGCATTGTAAATGGCATTATGGAGATTATGAATCAATATTCTTACTATCAGCAAAACTGCCTGCTTGCCAGAGAGGTTTTAACTTGGGATGCAGAAAGTAAAAAGCTGATACAGATGTATGACAATTTATCGTAG
- a CDS encoding ABC transporter ATP-binding protein codes for MSENIIEVKDLWVSYPEHTEKPFKKLISVHKKEDRFWALKGLNFEVKKGEVLGVIGRNGSGKSTLLKLLSGLISPDKGEFSIMDEEHPVLLSLGAGFQPELPGIENIYLNGLLLGHKKKTIDEKIDDIIEFSELGDFIYKPVRTYSAGMKSRLAFATAISLDPEILLIDEVLGVGDTAFQLKCREAIMEKIKQERTVILVTHSSNLVRAICDRVVWIHLGEQKAVGETGPIVKEYDEFMKKAR; via the coding sequence TTGAGTGAAAATATAATTGAAGTAAAAGATCTTTGGGTTTCGTACCCGGAGCATACAGAAAAACCATTTAAAAAACTAATCAGTGTTCATAAAAAAGAGGACCGGTTCTGGGCGCTGAAAGGCCTGAACTTCGAAGTGAAAAAAGGCGAGGTTCTTGGCGTAATCGGCCGAAACGGTTCTGGTAAAAGTACACTCTTAAAGCTGCTCAGCGGCCTGATTTCTCCAGATAAAGGCGAGTTCAGCATCATGGACGAGGAGCATCCAGTTCTTCTTTCATTGGGAGCGGGATTTCAGCCTGAGCTGCCGGGGATCGAGAATATCTATCTGAATGGCCTCCTTTTAGGTCATAAAAAGAAAACGATTGATGAAAAAATCGATGATATTATAGAATTCTCCGAGCTTGGCGATTTTATCTATAAACCTGTCCGTACGTATTCTGCAGGAATGAAATCAAGACTCGCTTTTGCTACTGCTATTTCGCTTGATCCTGAAATTCTTCTCATCGATGAAGTTTTAGGAGTAGGCGACACGGCTTTTCAGCTAAAATGCCGTGAAGCAATTATGGAGAAAATCAAACAAGAAAGAACGGTTATTCTTGTAACCCACTCATCGAATCTAGTAAGAGCGATCTGTGACCGTGTTGTCTGGATTCACCTTGGCGAGCAAAAGGCTGTTGGAGAAACAGGCCCGATCGTCAAGGAATATGATGAGTTTATGAAAAAGGCAAGATAA
- the wecB gene encoding UDP-N-acetylglucosamine 2-epimerase (non-hydrolyzing), which yields MDRKLKVMTIFGTRPEAIKMAPLVLELEKYPDEIDSIVTVTAQHRQMLDQVLELFEVTPDHDLNIMKDRQTLTGVTTKALEGLDEVMKEIKPDLVLVHGDTTTTFVASLAAFYNQIAVGHVEAGLRTWNKYSPFPEEVNRQITGVIADLHFAPTDKAEANLLQENKKGETIYITGNTAIDALKTTVKDSYTHEVLEKVGSDRMILLTAHRRENLGEPMRNMFRAIKRLITEHNDVQVVYPVHLNPAVREIADEILGNDPRIHLIEPLGVYDFHNFASKAHIILTDSGGVQEEAPSLGVPVLVLRDTTERPEGIEAGTLKLAGTDEETIYKLAYELLNNKERYEEMSKASNPYGDGEASRRIVEAILHYFKKRDEKPDPFQV from the coding sequence ATGGATCGCAAATTAAAAGTCATGACTATTTTCGGTACAAGACCTGAAGCCATTAAAATGGCACCGCTTGTGCTTGAACTTGAAAAGTATCCGGATGAAATTGATTCAATCGTTACTGTAACTGCCCAGCATCGCCAAATGCTTGATCAGGTATTGGAATTATTTGAAGTGACTCCAGATCATGATCTGAACATTATGAAGGACCGCCAGACGCTGACAGGTGTAACAACAAAGGCGCTCGAAGGCTTAGATGAAGTGATGAAGGAAATTAAGCCTGATCTTGTACTGGTTCATGGCGATACAACGACAACGTTTGTTGCAAGCTTAGCTGCATTTTATAATCAAATTGCTGTCGGGCATGTAGAAGCAGGACTAAGAACATGGAACAAATACTCTCCATTCCCTGAAGAGGTTAATCGTCAAATTACAGGTGTGATTGCAGATCTTCATTTTGCTCCAACGGACAAAGCGGAGGCCAATCTGCTTCAGGAAAATAAAAAAGGCGAGACGATTTACATAACAGGCAACACTGCGATTGATGCTTTAAAAACAACTGTTAAGGATTCCTATACTCATGAGGTGCTTGAAAAGGTAGGATCTGACCGCATGATTCTATTAACAGCTCACCGCCGCGAGAACTTAGGGGAGCCGATGAGAAACATGTTCCGTGCGATTAAACGCCTGATCACAGAGCATAATGATGTACAGGTAGTTTATCCTGTCCATTTAAATCCGGCTGTTCGTGAAATAGCGGATGAAATCCTTGGCAATGATCCTAGAATTCATTTAATCGAACCGCTTGGCGTTTATGATTTCCATAACTTCGCTTCTAAGGCTCATATTATCCTTACAGATTCAGGCGGCGTACAGGAAGAAGCGCCATCTCTTGGAGTGCCTGTTCTTGTCTTGCGGGACACAACAGAGCGCCCTGAAGGAATTGAAGCAGGAACATTGAAGCTTGCAGGTACTGATGAGGAAACGATCTATAAGCTTGCTTACGAGCTGCTTAACAATAAAGAACGCTATGAAGAGATGTCGAAAGCCTCTAATCCATATGGAGACGGAGAAGCTTCCAGACGTATCGTGGAAGCCATTCTGCACTATTTCAAAAAGCGTGATGAAAAGCCTGATCCTTTCCAAGTATAA
- a CDS encoding methyltransferase domain-containing protein — protein MSKLIIDRVNEAYYGALGTDFSKKTRERINWIVTHVLGSKVLDIGCSQGINAILLGREGKKVDGIDISHESVEYAKTELGKEHPSVQDSVSFKVSNFMTDQDIDTNYDTILLTEVLEHISDPDSFLKKTMSHLKPGGRLIVTVPFGINDFIDHKRTYYYSLLAEQLGAHFKIESFEYLGRWTGVICTAVQENNQSFYTAENTKQLEQGFYWLERDYMQRIGTLAGQAAKNEKELKEIQKVKKSSEKIEVLYEDLNRQIAEKDEYIRQLQIETVEVLNREEEALKAALAYSNKIEDLNRKVTNLEHRYNVLRKSRFGRVQLKYWELKKKIAGRGKK, from the coding sequence TTGAGTAAACTTATTATAGATCGTGTTAATGAAGCATATTATGGAGCTTTAGGAACAGATTTCAGCAAGAAAACAAGAGAGCGCATAAATTGGATTGTTACACATGTCTTAGGCAGCAAAGTGCTTGATATTGGTTGCTCACAGGGTATAAATGCCATACTATTAGGTCGGGAAGGCAAAAAAGTAGATGGAATCGATATCTCACATGAGTCAGTAGAATATGCAAAAACAGAGCTTGGTAAAGAACATCCGTCTGTACAAGACTCCGTTTCATTTAAAGTTTCTAACTTTATGACAGATCAGGACATAGACACAAATTACGATACGATTTTGCTTACTGAAGTTCTTGAACATATCAGTGACCCTGATTCCTTTTTGAAAAAAACGATGTCGCATTTAAAGCCGGGCGGAAGATTAATCGTAACCGTTCCTTTTGGCATTAATGATTTCATAGATCATAAACGTACTTATTATTACTCATTATTAGCTGAACAATTAGGTGCTCATTTCAAAATTGAATCCTTTGAGTATTTGGGCAGGTGGACAGGTGTAATTTGCACAGCTGTTCAAGAAAATAATCAATCTTTTTATACAGCAGAAAACACGAAGCAATTAGAGCAGGGATTTTATTGGCTGGAAAGAGATTATATGCAGCGCATCGGAACGCTTGCTGGTCAAGCTGCGAAAAATGAAAAAGAACTAAAAGAAATACAAAAAGTGAAAAAATCATCTGAAAAAATAGAAGTGTTATACGAAGACCTTAATAGGCAAATCGCTGAAAAGGATGAATACATCCGTCAGCTGCAAATTGAAACGGTCGAGGTGCTTAACCGTGAAGAAGAAGCATTGAAAGCTGCACTCGCCTATTCAAACAAAATTGAAGATCTGAACAGAAAAGTAACGAATCTGGAGCATCGCTATAATGTTCTGAGAAAATCCCGATTTGGCAGAGTTCAATTAAAGTATTGGGAATTAAAGAAAAAAATAGCCGGAAGAGGTAAGAAATAA
- a CDS encoding glycosyltransferase: MLKVEILKRLEKVRLTRAMKMGYDIEEEHVRKNDKPLYDKGISIILPTYKGENVIVKCLKSLADQTLDASLFEVIVVINGEKDRTEDLINQLISERNLTNIRVITMDEAGASIARNKGISLASREYCTFLDDDDYLSENFLEDMYKQAKPNSVVISQIFNVEPDGNVQSSNPINRQILKSVISKQSPFMKLHTVLTINACKLIPTLFVQKYKFDESLQSGEDVVFFSELLIKNDLEFIVAPITKKAVYYRTLRENSISRQAMTFDFNVRQRADVIAKLNELLQIPDLLHGKRDFVERKINAQSSFIVKYYEQHKDEYDRIIEEVSSKRLTYFPYHLLNKDKVEQLVVSYCFPPYNDTAGNVMAKRMREAGKVSDVIYNTMDKVRTRNTSLNQMVDDLIHTRLPINSPSSFSHWAHIKTFVDMGMKGANELVEKNGVHKQVFSRAMWAASHFLAYEYKKKYPQTKWIAEFSDPLIYDIEAKKRLVDITDQGYLKQLEADVKKAGYPSPNDSSLFVWCEYLPYIFADELIFTNKNQYQYMMDMFPIEEIKPIIKQKAVIEPHPTLPERYYHMEEFNYPLLSDDHVNVAYFGNFYSKRNLNDLFSGLKEANEDTQRKVLIHVFTAKPTELEDQLKNDPLEDSIIVNGFVDFYTFLNLCTKFDCLVVNDSTTKDNKPINPYLPSKLSDYKGSGTDIWGVYEEGSILGQSDGITYLSPLDDAKAAAGVFEKMVSKKFPRRS; encoded by the coding sequence ATGCTTAAAGTGGAAATACTCAAACGTTTAGAGAAAGTCCGACTAACACGAGCTATGAAAATGGGGTATGACATTGAAGAGGAACATGTCCGGAAGAATGACAAGCCTCTTTATGATAAAGGCATCAGCATTATTTTGCCTACCTACAAAGGTGAAAATGTCATTGTTAAATGCTTAAAATCCCTGGCTGATCAGACCCTTGATGCTTCATTATTTGAAGTCATTGTTGTTATCAACGGAGAAAAAGACCGCACGGAAGACCTGATCAATCAGCTGATTTCTGAAAGAAATCTGACAAACATCCGTGTCATTACAATGGATGAAGCAGGAGCATCAATAGCACGAAACAAAGGAATTTCACTTGCTTCACGTGAATACTGCACATTCCTTGATGATGACGATTATCTGTCAGAGAATTTTCTAGAAGACATGTACAAGCAGGCAAAGCCGAATTCCGTGGTGATTTCTCAAATTTTTAACGTTGAGCCAGACGGGAATGTACAATCTTCCAATCCAATTAATCGTCAGATTTTAAAATCCGTCATCAGCAAGCAAAGTCCTTTCATGAAGCTTCATACAGTCTTAACGATTAACGCATGTAAGCTGATTCCGACTTTATTTGTGCAAAAGTACAAGTTTGATGAGAGTCTGCAAAGCGGCGAAGACGTTGTATTCTTCTCGGAGCTCCTTATTAAAAATGACTTGGAATTTATTGTAGCGCCAATAACCAAAAAGGCAGTCTATTACAGAACGCTTAGAGAAAACTCAATCTCCAGACAAGCTATGACGTTTGACTTTAATGTAAGACAGCGTGCAGATGTTATTGCGAAACTGAATGAACTTCTGCAGATTCCTGATCTTTTGCATGGAAAACGCGATTTCGTCGAGCGTAAAATAAACGCACAAAGTTCGTTCATTGTAAAATACTATGAACAGCATAAAGATGAATACGACCGGATTATTGAAGAAGTTTCATCCAAAAGACTGACTTACTTCCCTTATCATCTCCTTAACAAGGACAAGGTAGAACAATTGGTCGTTTCTTATTGCTTCCCGCCTTATAACGACACAGCCGGAAACGTTATGGCGAAACGTATGAGGGAAGCAGGCAAGGTATCTGATGTTATCTATAATACGATGGACAAAGTCCGCACAAGAAATACATCATTGAACCAAATGGTGGATGATTTAATTCATACAAGGCTTCCAATCAATTCACCTTCAAGCTTTTCTCACTGGGCCCATATAAAAACGTTTGTAGACATGGGCATGAAAGGCGCAAACGAATTGGTTGAGAAAAATGGTGTTCATAAGCAGGTCTTCAGCCGTGCAATGTGGGCTGCCTCCCACTTTTTAGCGTATGAATACAAAAAGAAATATCCGCAAACGAAGTGGATTGCTGAGTTTTCAGATCCTTTGATCTATGACATTGAAGCGAAGAAACGTCTTGTTGATATCACAGATCAGGGGTATTTAAAACAGCTGGAAGCAGATGTGAAAAAAGCTGGATACCCTTCACCAAACGACAGCAGTTTGTTCGTATGGTGTGAATACCTTCCGTATATCTTTGCGGATGAATTAATTTTCACCAACAAAAATCAGTATCAATATATGATGGACATGTTCCCGATTGAGGAAATCAAGCCAATCATCAAGCAAAAAGCGGTCATAGAGCCGCATCCGACACTGCCTGAACGTTATTATCATATGGAGGAGTTTAATTATCCTCTGCTTTCGGATGACCATGTAAATGTTGCCTACTTCGGTAATTTTTACAGCAAGAGAAACTTGAACGATTTGTTCTCAGGGTTAAAAGAAGCGAACGAGGATACACAGCGCAAGGTGCTTATCCATGTATTTACCGCTAAACCTACAGAACTAGAGGATCAGCTGAAAAATGATCCGCTTGAAGATTCCATTATTGTCAATGGCTTTGTCGACTTCTATACGTTCCTGAACCTATGCACAAAATTTGACTGCTTAGTTGTTAATGACTCAACTACGAAAGACAACAAGCCTATAAATCCTTACCTGCCTTCAAAACTTAGTGATTATAAAGGCAGCGGCACTGATATTTGGGGTGTGTATGAAGAAGGAAGTATTTTAGGCCAAAGTGACGGCATTACCTACTTATCACCTCTTGACGATGCAAAAGCAGCTGCAGGCGTTTTTGAAAAAATGGTTTCAAAAAAATTTCCCAGGCGCAGCTGA
- a CDS encoding nucleotide sugar dehydrogenase, whose product MKIATLGLGYIGLPTSIMFAKHGVSVLGVDVQQQVVDSLNQGKIHIEEPGLQDALEEVMASGKFKAATKPEKADVFIIAVPTPNKDDQYRSVDLKYVLSAVEMMIPYLEKNNTVIVESTIAPRTTDDHVKPLLEKHGFTIGEDIFLVHCPERVLPGQIMHELIHNNRIIGGVTEACKKAGAKVYSTFVEGELILTDAKTAEMSKLMENTFRDVNISLANELVKICTELDINALDVIEMANKHPRVNLHHPGPGVGGHCLAVDPYFIVAEAPEQAKLIYQARDINVSMPSFVVENVSKMLGGLDDKKITVFGLTYKGNVDDIRESPAMDIYQQLKMAGANEVIAYDPHVQKDWVEKDLKAAVNHSDLVLVLTDHNEFKSVEAADFAGMKTKRIFDTKNIVKECPEEITYINFGNLYKFVK is encoded by the coding sequence ATGAAGATCGCAACACTTGGTCTTGGTTATATTGGACTGCCAACTTCTATAATGTTTGCAAAGCATGGCGTTAGCGTGCTTGGTGTAGATGTTCAGCAGCAAGTAGTTGATTCATTAAACCAGGGCAAAATTCATATCGAAGAGCCTGGACTGCAGGATGCATTAGAAGAGGTTATGGCATCCGGCAAATTCAAGGCGGCAACGAAACCTGAAAAAGCAGATGTATTCATTATTGCTGTTCCAACTCCAAATAAAGATGATCAATATAGATCTGTAGATTTAAAATATGTTTTAAGCGCTGTTGAAATGATGATTCCTTACTTGGAAAAAAACAACACTGTTATTGTTGAATCAACAATCGCTCCGCGTACAACGGACGATCATGTAAAACCGCTGCTTGAAAAACACGGCTTTACGATCGGGGAAGATATCTTCTTAGTACATTGCCCAGAGCGCGTGCTTCCTGGACAAATTATGCACGAATTAATTCACAATAACCGCATCATCGGCGGTGTGACAGAAGCTTGTAAAAAAGCCGGAGCAAAAGTATACAGCACTTTTGTTGAAGGCGAGCTTATTTTAACAGATGCAAAAACAGCGGAAATGTCCAAGCTTATGGAAAATACATTCCGTGACGTAAACATTTCACTTGCAAATGAGCTTGTGAAAATCTGTACCGAGCTTGATATCAATGCACTTGATGTAATCGAAATGGCCAACAAGCATCCCCGTGTAAACCTTCATCACCCTGGACCGGGCGTTGGCGGACATTGCTTAGCTGTTGACCCGTATTTCATCGTTGCTGAAGCTCCTGAACAGGCGAAGCTTATCTATCAGGCACGTGATATCAACGTTTCGATGCCTTCATTTGTTGTAGAAAACGTATCTAAAATGCTTGGCGGCTTAGATGATAAAAAAATCACTGTATTCGGTCTGACATACAAAGGAAACGTAGACGACATTCGTGAAAGTCCTGCAATGGATATCTACCAGCAGTTAAAAATGGCTGGTGCAAACGAAGTGATCGCTTACGACCCGCATGTTCAAAAAGATTGGGTAGAAAAAGACCTTAAAGCAGCAGTTAACCATTCTGATCTTGTTTTAGTTCTGACAGACCACAACGAATTCAAATCAGTCGAAGCAGCTGACTTTGCAGGCATGAAAACAAAGAGAATTTTTGACACGAAAAACATTGTAAAAGAGTGCCCGGAAGAGATCACGTATATCAACTTCGGAAACCTTTATAAATTTGTAAAGTAA
- a CDS encoding glycosyltransferase family 4 protein, translating to MITKEPVKTDSFFDKWPKKTTSSFDVQIEGSDRLDIKITQLKKDANPIILYYDKSNKVDRSLNAEYTYIAKIDGKTYSGVQVQQVIVGYDKDNNKVYVQYNPLGSEMNLSFPKNVASYSLGLRLSGTGEAVITDFSVIAYNVPTEESQKELFLRYPEADYLIVTNVYPEKNTYYQNMFVHKRVLAYKESGINAAIYRLNTSPASIAHYVYDGVPVFIGGEEALTNLLNAKPYKKVLFHFINERMYRAVRKSKARYTPKLIWVHGFETTKWYRRWFNFYQSTKEIRNSLEYAKRNQEQLDFMADLYTTNDDDIKFIFVSKWYKENVAEKDTNTIIKNYSIIHNAIDDELFNYVEKPEEQRKRILTIRPFASRTYANDLTVKAILVLKDKPFFNDLTFDIYGQGPLFNEVVEPIRDIPNVHLHNYFLSQQEIAEQHKSHGIFLSPSRMDSQGVSLGEAMSSGLVPVTSGVYAIPEFIDDSCGFLAEGEDYMGLAEAIEYLYYHPKAFLQKSEEAAHIVRYQCGKNKMIQAELKEITETKYEKVLLEQR from the coding sequence TTGATAACAAAAGAGCCGGTTAAAACGGATTCCTTTTTTGATAAATGGCCCAAAAAAACAACGTCAAGCTTTGATGTACAGATAGAGGGCAGTGACCGTCTGGATATTAAGATCACTCAGCTTAAGAAAGACGCCAATCCGATCATCCTTTACTACGATAAAAGTAATAAAGTTGACCGCAGCTTGAACGCTGAGTACACGTATATTGCCAAAATTGACGGAAAAACGTACAGCGGCGTGCAGGTACAGCAGGTTATCGTCGGTTATGACAAAGATAACAATAAGGTGTATGTTCAGTACAATCCATTAGGCAGTGAAATGAACCTGAGCTTTCCGAAAAATGTAGCCAGCTATTCATTGGGACTTAGGCTTTCAGGAACCGGAGAAGCAGTGATTACGGATTTTTCTGTTATTGCCTACAATGTTCCGACTGAAGAAAGCCAGAAGGAATTGTTTTTGAGATATCCTGAGGCGGATTACCTGATTGTGACAAATGTTTATCCTGAAAAGAACACGTATTACCAAAACATGTTCGTGCATAAACGGGTGCTTGCGTATAAAGAAAGCGGAATTAATGCAGCCATTTACCGGCTGAATACGTCACCTGCAAGTATTGCTCATTATGTATATGATGGTGTACCTGTCTTTATAGGCGGGGAAGAAGCGCTTACGAACCTTTTAAATGCAAAGCCCTACAAGAAAGTATTATTTCACTTCATAAATGAAAGAATGTACAGAGCTGTCAGAAAGTCAAAAGCCCGTTATACTCCGAAGCTTATCTGGGTTCACGGGTTCGAAACGACGAAATGGTACCGCCGCTGGTTTAATTTCTACCAAAGCACCAAAGAAATACGCAATAGCCTTGAGTATGCAAAAAGGAACCAGGAGCAGCTTGACTTTATGGCGGATCTTTATACGACAAATGATGACGATATTAAATTTATCTTCGTCTCAAAATGGTACAAAGAAAATGTTGCTGAAAAAGATACAAATACGATCATTAAAAACTACAGCATCATCCACAATGCAATTGATGATGAATTGTTTAATTATGTAGAGAAACCGGAAGAGCAAAGAAAACGGATTTTAACAATCAGGCCGTTTGCTTCAAGGACGTATGCGAATGATTTGACCGTAAAAGCCATTCTTGTGTTAAAAGACAAGCCGTTTTTTAATGATCTTACCTTTGACATCTACGGGCAGGGACCGTTATTTAATGAAGTGGTAGAGCCAATCAGAGACATCCCAAATGTTCATCTTCATAACTATTTCTTATCTCAGCAGGAAATAGCTGAACAGCATAAGTCACATGGCATCTTTTTGAGCCCGTCCAGAATGGACTCTCAAGGTGTTTCCCTTGGAGAGGCGATGTCGAGCGGATTGGTGCCTGTAACATCCGGTGTATATGCCATTCCTGAATTCATAGATGATTCTTGCGGGTTTTTAGCTGAAGGCGAGGATTATATGGGTCTAGCCGAAGCCATTGAATACCTTTATTATCATCCGAAAGCATTTTTGCAAAAATCCGAAGAAGCTGCACATATCGTCAGGTATCAATGCGGAAAAAACAAAATGATTCAGGCAGAACTTAAAGAAATAACAGAAACGAAATATGAGAAAGTTCTCTTAGAGCAGCGGTAA
- a CDS encoding ABC transporter permease, whose product MLLDTIKTIKNNKDLIYHLTTSDFKANNSRTYFGFLWWILDPIFYMAIFYLLVVVILDRGTPDYPVVIFTGLIPLKFFTAALVDGTNSISSKGNILQQVYVPKIIFILVRLLVNCIKYLISVVVLFLFLAIYGIDFTWYVLYFPLIFVLNAFCLLGGMIFLAHLGVFIRDVKNMMQYITRTMMYLSPVLFELNTVPEKLIPLLYLNPLTVFIESYRDILVYGKPPEFMPLAILTILSMAVLYLGIRLLNKNEKEYAKVI is encoded by the coding sequence ATGCTATTAGATACAATAAAAACCATAAAAAACAATAAAGATTTAATATATCACTTGACTACTTCAGACTTTAAAGCGAATAACTCAAGGACATATTTTGGTTTTCTATGGTGGATTCTGGATCCGATTTTTTATATGGCAATTTTCTACTTATTAGTCGTTGTCATACTAGATAGAGGCACGCCAGATTATCCAGTCGTCATCTTTACTGGTTTAATTCCTCTGAAATTTTTCACTGCTGCTCTAGTAGATGGAACGAACTCCATTTCCTCCAAAGGGAATATTCTGCAGCAGGTGTATGTACCGAAAATTATTTTCATATTGGTTCGCTTGCTTGTTAACTGTATTAAATATTTGATAAGTGTAGTCGTTCTCTTTTTGTTTTTGGCTATTTACGGTATCGACTTTACGTGGTACGTACTGTATTTCCCGCTCATCTTTGTCCTGAATGCGTTTTGTTTATTAGGGGGTATGATTTTCTTGGCACATCTTGGTGTCTTTATCCGCGATGTGAAAAACATGATGCAGTATATTACAAGGACTATGATGTATCTGTCCCCTGTATTGTTTGAATTGAATACCGTTCCGGAAAAATTAATTCCGCTGCTTTATCTGAATCCTTTAACGGTTTTTATAGAATCATATCGGGACATTCTGGTGTATGGAAAACCTCCAGAGTTCATGCCGCTGGCTATCTTAACCATTCTTTCAATGGCCGTTTTATATTTAGGCATCCGTTTGCTGAACAAAAATGAAAAAGAATATGCTAAGGTGATTTAA